The following coding sequences lie in one Maniola jurtina chromosome 11, ilManJurt1.1, whole genome shotgun sequence genomic window:
- the LOC123869830 gene encoding uncharacterized protein KIAA1143 homolog, translating to MNRKRNVSYIKPEDPHFLKILKKEAGYDNSNHKFDKLHNAEDDFVDDEDSELPQVVVLKKGDLTAEEAEAEKERIKQVELETKADLSQKVIFKAKTSSKHNVDQKKVLSNKRQYKDKNKQLLSFTDEAASDSDT from the coding sequence atgaacaGAAAAAGAAATGTTAGTTATATTAAGCCTGAAGAcccacattttttgaaaattctgaaGAAGGAAGCTGGTTACGACAATTCTAATCATAAATTCGACAAACTTCATAATGCTGAGGACGATTTCGTAGATGATGAAGATAGTGAATTACCACAAGTAGTTGTACTTAAGAAAGGTGACCTGACTGCTGAAGAAGCGGAAGCagagaaagaaagaataaaACAAGTGGAATTAGAAACTAAGGCAGACCTTTCCcagaaagttatttttaaagccAAAACTTCTAGTAAACACAATGTGGATCAAAAAAAGGTATTATCTAACAAAAGGCAATATAAAGATAAAAACAAACAACTTTTATCTTTTACTGACGAGGCTGCTTCTGATAGTGATACTTAG
- the LOC123869808 gene encoding menin, whose amino-acid sequence MSVISDYKHFFPIDSIQKVCDLFEEQLRRNEEPDLALFSIIIGAVENNLTKVKNSEKDVNLSSNKFIKMTFPSVEWDEVKTLYDRFVSLMKSGVDTKLLSGELATRDLVKRVADVVWNSLTRSYYKDRAHLQSIYSFLTGNKLDCFGVAFAVTAGCQVLGKQDVHLALSEDHAWVVFGKDGSNTAEVTWHGKGNEDKRGRSVGEGVLARSWLYVAGKPVVCSRVMELAALVSSINPTLTPTIDVHEVAQMQHKLLWLLFDKGHLDAYPMALGNLGDLDEYMKISNCTEEPDNSTLKDETEITKSNTPRPDSAALYVQAIRSSRTYYEDRHVYPYTFQGGYYHRHKMYKEAFHAWACAGDVIRHYNYSRDDEEIYKEFSEIANELIPQLMKAESSGHSARSILKDPECFASLLRFYDGICKWEEGSQTPILHIGWAKPLVSTISKFDAEVRAQVNIVCSPDNGEPTDETRKSEKSSQKEDKEMDNDRWNNNSENTELSVREQLTAAVNSRPRVTLYSHKMAALKPLLLAERLNTHALQLQLTAQSQLQRPQPPAKRREDDEHNSQAPTARAKRARRER is encoded by the exons atgtcTGTAATATCAGATTATAAACACTTTTTCCCAATAGACAGTATTCAAAAAGTATGTGACCTTTTTGAGGAGCAGTTGCGCAGAAATGAGGAACCGGACTTGGCATTGTTTTCTATTATAATTGGCGctgttgaaaataatttaacaaaagTTAAAAACAGCGAAAAGGACGTAAATTTGTCCtctaataaatttattaaaatgacTTTTCCTTCTGTAGAGTGGGACGAAGTGAAAACACTTTATGATCGCTTCGTATCTTTGATGAAAAGCGGCGTCGACACAAAGTTGTTAAGTGGAGAACTTGCTACGCGTGATTTAGTCAAAAGAGTGGCAGATGTGGTTTGGAACTCCTTGACACGAAGTTATTATAAGGACAGGGCTCACCTACAGTCTATTTACAGCTTTTTAACTGGAAATAAATTGGATTGTTTTGGAGTAGCTTTTGCTGTGACTGCTGGCTGTCAAGTTCTGGGTAAACAAGATGTACACCTAGCGCTCTCAGAAGATCATGCTTGGGTTGTTTTTGGAAAAGATGGATCAAACACTGCTGAA GTAACATGGCATGGCAAAGGCAACGAAGACAAAAGGGGACGGTCTGTTGGAGAAGGAGTGCTTGCTCGCTCGTGGCTGTATGTGGCGGGCAAACCTGTTGTATGCTCTCGGGTAATGGAACTTGCAGCATTAGTGTCATCCATTAATCCCACACTAACACCTACTATCGATGTGCACGAAGTAGCGCAGATGCAGCACAAGCTCCTTTGGTTGTTGTTTGATAAAG GCCATTTAGATGCATATCCTATGGCTTTAGGAAATCTTGGTGATCTGGATGAGTATATGAAGATATCGAATTGCACAGAAGAACCAGATAATTCCACATTAAAAGATGAAACTGAAATCACAAAGTCAAATACACCAAGACCAGATTCAGCAGCTTTGTACGTTCAAGCGATTCGCTCTTCTAGAACATATTATGAGGATCGTCATGTGTACCCATACACTTTTCAAGGTGGCTATTACCATCGACATAAAATGTATAAGGAAGCATTTCATGCCTGGGCCTGTGCTGGTGATGTTATTAGACA CTATAACTATTCAAGAGATGATGAAGAAATATACAAGGAATTTTCTGAAATTGCAAATGAACTCATACCACAATTGATGAAAGCTGAAAGCTCTGGACATTCTGCAAGATCAATTTTAAAGGATCCAGAATGTTTCGCATCTCTTCTTAG GTTTTATGATGGAATTTGTAAATGGGAAGAGGGAAGCCAAACACCCATTCTGCACATAGGATGGGCGAAGCCTCTCGTAAGTACCATATCGAAATTCGATGCAGAGGTAAGAGCCCAGGTTAACATAGTCTGTAGCCCTGACAACGGCGAGCCAACAGATGAGACGCGCAAATCTGAAAAGTCAAGTCAGAAAGAGGACAAGGAGATGGACAACGACAGGTGGAACAATAACTCGGAGAATACAGAACTGTCGGTCAGGGAGCAACTGACCGCAGCAGTAAACAGCAGACCTCGAGTGACACTGTACAGTCACAAGATGGCAGCTCTCAAGCCACTGCTGCTGGCCGAGCGCCTCAACACGCACGCACTGCAGTTGCAGCTGACAGCGCAAAGTCAGTTACAAAGACCGCAGCCGCCGGCTAAACGGCGTGAGGATGATGAACACAATTCCCAAGCGCCGACGGCGCGAGCCAAGCGCGCTCGTCGCGAGCGTTAA